The following nucleotide sequence is from Trifolium pratense cultivar HEN17-A07 linkage group LG2, ARS_RC_1.1, whole genome shotgun sequence.
AGAAATCATTTACCTATCGGTTAAACAAAAACCAATTGTATTGAAACTCTTCAATGTACCTTAAAATAGTACTTGGCGATTCCAATATTATGTGAAATCATGAATAGATTGATTTACGGGTTAAATATTTTGTTGTCTCTACagtgataatttttattttcattccttgtaaaatattgcattttacaaaattatcctacAAGCAATTTTAGTTTCTgctcttgtaaaaaaaattgtaatactTTTTCCGTTGCATAATGAATGactaattagtaaaaaaaatctcaaaataaatGACCATTACAAACAGTCAAATAGATTGTCCAAAACCAAATGAACATAACATATCAAGCTGTGATTTGAGGCGGGTCATATACAATATTCAGTTCCAAAATGTGACCGAAATTAAAGTATCATTAGCAATATCCTAGAAAATTGATAGTTTGATGCAGCTAACTAAGGAAGAAAGGATCAAGATTTGGTTCAATTTTGCTTTATCAATAGGAAAATAAAGCAAACGATTAGCAGATTACAGTACCAGGCCTCTAAACTAAAGCCTCTAAATAAACTAAATGGCTTCAAGATGTGTCCTGTAATGTTGGGAAAACGGAATCAACAAACCCATTGTACAGTGGGTCCTTCTTCCAGAGATCAGCAATATGAAAATGCGATGAGGTTTGTCGATGGATTTCTTCCATGATCCAGATGGTGGCTTCTGCTTTGCATGGATGAATTATGTCGTCCAAGCGCTTATACTCATCCTCACTGCCAATTCTCAATTCGTCCCATTGCTTAAGGAGGATATTTGTGAGGTAATGAAGAGGCTGCCCATATAGCTGCTTGATGGATTTGCCTAATCCCATCCATGAAGTAAACGGGATGACGGAGCCTCGACTGGTTGGGATTGGGACCTGCTTCATGTAATCCTGATACATTGCTGCCCGTTTGATGAGTACATCTGTGCATAAGCATGACTTCTTAAATAAGTGAATTGATAAGAATAGCAAGCAGACtaagattaaaaattaaattaagaaagcCATGAACATGCTGTCTACAAACCAAAAAGACAAAGGAGTTTAGGGTGGAAGGTCACTATTGAGAAGTAATAACCAATTCAAGTTTTATAGAAATGATAACAGCAATGAATTATGAGCAATTAATTCAGAGTAGCACAAGATCTTTCAAACTTCAATGTGActagaaatgaaagaaaataaattgtgtTCTATCAGCTGATACACTTGAAagcaaaataagttttaaatgtaatttataATCAAAATAGCATTCTATCAAGTTCAAAATGTACTCAAAAAGGAAGGAGAGGAACACGAAACACAGAAACCAACAGGAAGGAGAAACCTTTTCAGACATAGAGCAGCAATAACAGCGTCAGAACACAGAGTAGAGAAGAAGAATGGTGAACTCgaagagaagaagaaggaaaTCTCAAAGACGAAGGAACAAAGCAGCGATGATGAActcaaagagaagaagaaaactaAAAGCGGCCACAATTGCCTCTTAAACATGAGGGTTAAGAGATATTAGGTCGCCCAAAGGGGTACAAAATAGCAAAATACCCTAACAAtgtaacaaattaaaacaatttaaaaaattaggtttttctGAATTTTCCCTCCCAAATACACGATAGCAGGCACGGAAACAGTATCGAGCCTCTTTTTGAGGAGTAGCGATTCGCAGCCCTATGGCTTAGCAGTGGAGGGCCTCGCCACCATACTACGCCGCAACAGTGTGCTATTAATAACATAGGATACCATGAAAGAGAACTATAAATGCATATCAATACTATTAGAATATGTAAATATTCTTTGTATCTTTTATATTTGGTATATACTGTATTTAAGTAGAATCAAAAGATACGGTGTATTTACTTATTCTAATTAATACATCTGTCTCATGAATTATAGCTTGGATTCTAAGCTTATTTGAGCAGGTACGAAATACagaagaaagaaggaaaaatagatatgaataaaaattatatatagaagGTACAATGTATCTTTGACGCCTCGAAGAGAATAAAAGCCATGAGGAGTGTGAATGAGTTAAACTTTACTTTCGACCGTCCCAGTTTTTGCTGTAGAAAACAACTGTGAAGTAATTTTGTTTCTCCAATTGTAATCCACCAAATGCTATTGCATGATTAATCCCCAACAGAAATACCAGCAAACGATATCAATTGGTAGGGTCTAGATAAACATACCCGTATCCAAAATCATACATATACACATAACTTTAATACATGTAGCCTTAAGTCCTTAACCTTTTGGGTACCCTAGAAATCAAGACCCATCCCTCACATTTTAGTCTATCCCAGTATTTTCTTGCAATGCATTTATTCGACAAATCAGTACAACATAAATGCAATTATAACACAAACATTAACttgaaaaatcaacaaaaaaatgagtATTAGTTGAAAGCAAAACAAACagataaatgaattaaaaaaacattgaatGATCATCTAATTGCTACTACTGCTAGATTCAAAAAATTTACTCGATTAAAAAATagtattcaaattcaaattggaATTGCAAAACCCATAGCAGTGTCAGTGCCTATTACAGCTTAATTAAAGATTAACATAAGTTGAATTAAAACAGcaagtgattaattaattaacatgttaataagaaaatgaaaaggaaattgAAATAGTTCATACCTAAGGAGTTGAAATCTGTTTCGGGAATTGGAAATTGTTTGGCAGAGAATTCAGCTTCATCCTCCTCCCATGGAAATGATCTCTTCATCTTAACTCTTCTTCCTGCTCAAcaaacacacacatacacatacacatacacatGCATAATCAAATAAGCATAATCATAAGCATAATCATAAATTAAGATTAATTCATATATcagtaaattaaatttaaaaagaaaaaaagaaaaaaaaaagagtataacTGAGCTGAGGAAGAAGAAAGGAACTAACAAATTGagaaatgaaatgatattcAGAAATTGATGGGAGTGAGCATCGAAGTTGAGTTGACACAGAAACTGAAAAAACCCTGACTCGGTTACCGAATGACTCACTATATATATCAGAGGAATCGTTGCATTACAACTCAGCTCTATGTGGAGtactttacttattttttttttgtttaaggaGTACTTTACTTATTATGTGTCACCGCTcaactcatttatttatttatttatttattttctaaataaaaaataatgcaaACGCATCGTTTCGACCACTTTGCGTGAGTGAGAGTGAGGGAGGggaaaggaaaaggaaaaggaaactgcgagtttaattaattaattaattttcataaattatacTAGTAGTAGTAACTTTAATTTAATGTATGGAAATTGGAAAGAAtgagatttttcttttgaatagtAAGAATGAGAAGGGTTGGGTCACTTGGGTTGGGTGGTTTCAATTCATCTGAATTTTAGGATGAAGTTGATTTTTATGTGTGTAATCTTCCGACTAGATTGTACGTTACAGAACAtaatagtagtatatatatacatatttggAATATACTGTTCTGTcagtatgtatgtatgtatgtatatatactGCTGTCATGTTTTGTCAGTATGGACATTAGAAAATTATTTGTATTGGATGGAAGTGGCCTCAAAAGAATTTGATTAAACTCAGTTATGTTGGAGCTTATGAGGATTCAATGATTACTGCTGGTTGTGGTAGTTGTTTTGAGATTCACATGATCATTGGTGGAAGGGGTATGCGGTGCTTGTGATGCCCTTTATGTCGAAATGCGGAGAATGTGCACGAAAATGCATGTGGTTTGTAGATAGAGTGATAATGCATGTGGTTTGTAGATAGAGTTCTACTCGCCTTATTATCGTAATAGAAAGTGACTTCAAGCTTTTGGTTTATAGGGTAACTTGAAATTGCAAGTTGAACGGGACATTCTTATCATGATTTTCCATAATTAGTGAACTTATCAACTTGCAATGACTGATTCTTTTCAAGCATACTTGGTGTTATGTGCGATTTTAGTTCTATAGTTTTTTTAACGATATTTGTCCATCTAAACtctatattatattaaaagatTTGCGAGTGACAAAAATGATACTTTAACTCAAAAAATCATATTGTGttcttcaaaataaaaacttaatGAACGCACAGTCAGATACGTCGATGGTTGTTGGATTGCAATTGAGCCATTTAGATGTCAACTCTATGTTATCTTGAATTTTTGACCATATGCATTTAATGCTAAATTGGTGCGTTATCTTAAATACGCGACTAAATAAAACGAATGGAAATAATAAATGGAAGAACCAGCGTAAACACtctagaatttcactttttaaatcaAAGTGGGCAAACAACCATTTTGATCCATAAAAGTGTACGTAACTTGTAGTCATATTCGTTTTTAAATGTACCAAAATTGCAGATACATCCACAATCGTCTCTTTTATTCGTTCttatatgtttaattttgtttttttttttttgtattaacccaTTGGTTCATAAGGAAAGTGACTATAGTAATTCAATATTCAACACGAGTTAAATAAAATctaacaaataattattttcaccATAAATCAACATTTCTCTCGAACGTGAGAAACCTACAATATTTGATTGATTATTTCAATACATTTAAAACCTAATGTGACATGTTGTTATGACTCTAAAGATCAAAATGGTGGTTTGAACTACCAAtcatgttagttggttcagtggtgattgacgttgaacttagTAGGAAGAACCATAATTTGATCCCCGCAACTATGATCAAAATGAAACTGAAACTACTTAATACCATAAATGACTATCAAACCAACTTAAACG
It contains:
- the LOC123911033 gene encoding protein RDM1-like — translated: MKRSFPWEEDEAEFSAKQFPIPETDFNSLDVLIKRAAMYQDYMKQVPIPTSRGSVIPFTSWMGLGKSIKQLYGQPLHYLTNILLKQWDELRIGSEDEYKRLDDIIHPCKAEATIWIMEEIHRQTSSHFHIADLWKKDPLYNGFVDSVFPTLQDTS